The Juglans regia cultivar Chandler chromosome 1, Walnut 2.0, whole genome shotgun sequence nucleotide sequence AAGTGTCTGTTATGCCTAACATATCAGCTTTAAGAAGCAAAATGAAGACGAAGGCGCTTAAGGAGTGTGACCAATACACTTCGAAGTATGCTCAATGTGCTGTGGGAAGAACGTTATCTGTTGTTTGGCAGTGTCGGAAACAAGCTAAAGAATTGAATGATTGCCTCCATCATTAGTGAGTGAGATTCGGATATCAGAAACAAGCTATTTGTATCGCCATTTCACTTCATTGCTTTCAagtttttggtataattattcTCATTCGTCACTATTCACCACCCTATTAAAAACACCCCATACCCTATGAAAAAGCTAAATAGTGGCTGATACATAATAAATCCCATTCACTTGTTTTAATATAGTGAGATTACGGCCCCGTTATAGACCTGCAAGGGAACACTTGAGTTGGCGCTCGTGAGTCAATGACATCGTGAGGGGTGTGAACCATGACCCTTATTCTGACAAGTTCAGGTTTTGTGATTATTGCAGTCTTCTGTCAGTGGatcatttgat carries:
- the LOC108988030 gene encoding uncharacterized protein DDB_G0275933-like gives rise to the protein MGIVQEARENHFKKKVEEALRSKMKTKALKECDQYTSKYAQCAVGRTLSVVWQCRKQAKELNDCLHHYTNDAILEEMKREYTLQQEAKGSAGVL